Genomic segment of Mercurialis annua linkage group LG6, ddMerAnnu1.2, whole genome shotgun sequence:
aaatttttttttttattaaaaactgaaaaatagggCTGTGTAATCGGTCGGTTCGATCGACCGAACCAAAAAACTGAAAATCGAAATttaaaaccgaaaaaggtatttttgaaattttttaaaaaggtatttttcttaaataaaaaaagttagaaaagaaaagtcaaaacttaACAGgttaaagtgtaaataagttaccGAAACATGTATTTCAGGAAATTACCACTATAACTTTACgggataataataattattttaatatattattcttCCAACAATTCCAAGGCCAAAAGGCCCAGAAAAGAAAAGGTGCCCAAAATTGTCCAGATGTAAAGGATTttgacttttgttttttttttttgacaaataaaGGAATTTGACTTAATTAATCCAACCAATAGTATGAATCCTAATTGGATTAGTATTCCGTACCTAATTATAAATCCTgatatagaaataaataaatgcaAATCCTATTCCACTCAGGAAAACATTTTCACTATAAATACCGAAAAAAGTCCCCTATTCTTTTTAACCAATcctaaaaatcaagaacacacATACATTTTTGAAAcgaattttctattttttctctGTAAATCAAACAATGGGCGATGATAATGTAAAGGAAACCAGTCTTCATCTTCCTCAAATCCCGAAACCAATCTTGCATTGCCCTTCCCTTGACACTACTACTCCAATGTCCGATGGAGAAAAGGTTATGCAAATCAAGAATTCAGTTTGTGGCATGAGGTTTTGTCCTAATGATTACGAGTTAGTTTGTTTCTCTCTTATTCCAAGAATCTTTGGCTATAAACCACCGCTCGATATAATTCAAGAACTCGATGTTTATAACACTAGTCCTGACAATCTTCCAGTCTGTAAGTTCTTTCTTTTCATTCTGATATGATTCTGAATCATTTCTTGATTCTAATTAAGATGTAATCTTGGTTCAGATGAGTTCGAGTATTCAACGCATGGTCAGGCGTATTTTTTTACGGAGAAAGTGATGAAGAAATCGAAGACTAAACGAACAGCAGGCGATGGGTATTGGAAAGTGGCAGGGGGAGAAAAATGTGTGACTGATAACAGAAAGAAGCAGTGCGTGGGATACACGAAAACTATGGTTTTTCATCGAGGAAAAGCGCCGAAAGGGGAACAAACCAAGTGGGTTATGGATGAAATTAGAGTGAATGCGTCGTTGTATTCTCATACTGAGCGGAATGAAGGCCTGGACTTGAAGgtcttgattttatttattttttggtttttgaGTTGAGTGTAGACAATTTGATCATTGTGTTTAACAGGTTTTATGTTTTCGTGATGAAGCAGATGAAGAAGTATGTGGTCTGCAGAATCCGAGATAGAGAACTGGTGAAGG
This window contains:
- the LOC126688155 gene encoding NAC domain-containing protein JA2-like, giving the protein MGDDNVKETSLHLPQIPKPILHCPSLDTTTPMSDGEKVMQIKNSVCGMRFCPNDYELVCFSLIPRIFGYKPPLDIIQELDVYNTSPDNLPVYEFEYSTHGQAYFFTEKVMKKSKTKRTAGDGYWKVAGGEKCVTDNRKKQCVGYTKTMVFHRGKAPKGEQTKWVMDEIRVNASLYSHTERNEGLDLKMKKYVVCRIRDRELVKDPDPYWD